Proteins from a single region of Haliaeetus albicilla chromosome Z, bHalAlb1.1, whole genome shotgun sequence:
- the PPIP5K2 gene encoding inositol hexakisphosphate and diphosphoinositol-pentakisphosphate kinase 2 isoform X5, giving the protein MSVNTTANDPPRFFVGGEDGEELLDSARSTDYEHFYDHGEEEEEEYDSPPERQIAVGICSMAKKSKSKPMKEILERLSMFKYITVVIFEEDVILNEPVENWPLCDCLISFHSKGFPLDKAVAYAKLRNPFIINDLNMQYHIQDRREVYGILKAEGILLPRYAVLNRDPNNPQECNLIEGEDHVEVNGEIFQKPFVEKPVSAEDHNVYIYYPTSAGGGSQRLFRKIGSRSSVYSPESSVRKTGSYIYEEFMPTDGTDVKVYTVGPDYAHAEARKSPALDGKVERDSEGKEVRYPVILNAREKLIAWKVCLAFKQTVCGFDLLRANGQSYVCDVNGFSFVKNSMKYYDDCAKILGNIIMRELAPQFQIPWSIPLEAEDIPIVPTTSGTMMELRCVIAVIRHGDRTPKQKMKMEVKHQKFFDLFEKCDGYKSGKLKLKKPKQLQAMLDIARQLLVELGQNNDSEIEESKAKLEQLKTVLEMYGHFSGINRKVQLTYLPHGCPKTSSEEEDNRRNEPSLLLVLKWGGELTPAGRVQAEELGRAFRCMYPGGQGDYAGFPGCGLLRLHSTYRHDLKIYASDEGRVQMTAAAFAKGLLALEGELTPILVQMVKSANMNGLLDSDSDSLSSCQHRVKARLHEILQRDREFTADDYDKLTPSGSMSLIKSMQVIKNPVKTCDKVYSLIQSLTSQIRQRMEDPKSADIQLYHSETLELMLRRWAKLEKDFKTKNGRYDISKIPDIYDCIKYDVQHNGSLKLENTMELYRLSKALADIVIPQEYGISKAEKLEIAKGYCTPLVRKIRSDLQRTQDDDTVNKLHPLYSRGVMSPERHVRTRLYFTSESHVHSLLSTLRYGALCDESKDEQWKRAMDYLNVVNELNYMTQIVIMLYEDPNKELSSEERFHVELHFSPGAKGCEEDKNLPAGYGYRPASRENEGSKKTSHRNDSDEEAHAPKRDEADRSVVMFKPMVSDPIHIHRKSPLPRSRKIGSVEEESPLSVSSPECIGTWLHYTSGVGTGRRRRRSGEQITSSPVSPKSLAFTSSIFGSWQQVLSESNSNLRTPRTILEQKQSGLGSHCAGLFSTSVLGGSSSAPNLQDYARTHRKKLTSSGFIDDTTRGSAVKRFSISFARHPTNEHPHLFRCWSISSVEFLGSSGFELYSMVPSICPLETLHNSLSLKQVDEFLASVAAPSRENLQETCTDFSFFSSLHDSTARKKNFFKYIHPCKNSTNTT; this is encoded by the exons ATGTCTGTTAACACAACAGCGAATGATCCTCCTAGATTCTTTGTgggtggagaagatggagaagaaTTATTGGATTCAGCCAGATCTACAGATTATGAACACTTCTATGACCatggggaagaagaggaggaagagtaTGACTCT CCACCAGAAAGACAAATTGCAGTTGGGATTTGTTCAATGGCTAAGAAGTCTAAGTCCAAACCAATGAAAGAAATTCTTGAACGCCTCTCCATGTTTAAGTACATAACTGTGGTAATATTTGAAGAGGATGTTATTTTGAATGAGCCAGTAGAAAACTGGCCTTTATGTGACTgtctgatttcttttcattctaAAG gatTTCCACTGGACAAAGCAGTTGCCTATGCAAAACTCAGGAATCCATTCATAATCAATGACTTGAATATGCAGTATCACATACAAGACAG gAGAGAAGTATATGGTATTCTTAAAGCTGAAGGCATTTTACTTCCTCGCTATGCAGTTCTGAACCGTGATCCAAACAATCCCCAAG AATGCAACTTGATTGAAGGAGAAGATCACGTGGAAGTGAATGGAGAAATTTTCCAAAAGCCTTTTGTAGAAAAGCCAGTTAGTGCTGAGGACCACAATGTTTACATTTATTACCCAACATCTGCTGGGGGTGGAAGCCAGAGGCTCTTTCGAAAG aTCGGCAGCAGAAGCAGCGTTTATTCCCCTGAAAGCAGTGTGAGAAAAACAGGCTCCTATATTTATGAGGAATTCATGCCTACAGATGGCACTGATGTGAAG GTGTACACAGTAGGTCCAGACTACGCTCATGCTGAGGCCCGGAAGTCTCCAGCTCTGGATGGCAAGGTAGAACGAGATAGTGAAGGAAAAGAAGTGAGGTATCCAGTCATCCTGAATGCAAGAGAGAAGTTAATTGCTTGGAAAGTATGCCTTGCCTTTAAA caaacagtTTGTGGCTTTGATTTGCTGCGTGCAAATGGACAGTCCTATGTCTGTGATGTGAATGGCTTCAGTTTTGTGAAAAACTCCATGAAATACTATGATGATTGTGCTAAGATACTGGG AAATATCATAATGAGAGAACTTGCTCCCCAGTTTCAGATACCATGGTCAATTCCTTTGGAAGCTGAAGACATCCCTATTGTGCCAACCACGTCTGGAACAAT GATGGAGCTTAGATGTGTTATAGCTGTAATACGCCATGGGGACcgaacaccaaaacaaaaaatgaaaatggaagtaAAACATCAGAA GTTTTTTGATCTCTTTGAAAAATGTGATGGATATAAATCTGGAaaactaaaactgaaaaaaccaaaacagttgCAGGCAa TGCTTGATATAGCAAGGCAACTCCTTGTAGAACTTGGCCAAAACAATGATTCTGAAATTGAAGAAAGTAAAGCAAAACTTGAACAGCTAAAGACTGTGTTAGAAAT GTATGGCCATTTTTCAGGCATAAATCGCAAAGTTCAGTTGACATATCTTCCTCATGGTTGCCCAAAGACTTCCAGTGAAGAGGAAG ATAATAGAAGAAATGAGCCATCCCTGCTTCTGGTTCTaaaatggggaggagaattgacCCCTGCAGGCAGGGTTCAAGCAGAGGAACTTGGAAGGGCTTTCAGGTGTATGTATCCAGGTGgacaag GAGATTATGCTGGATTTCCTGGATGTGGTTTACTTAGATTACATAGCACTTACCGACATGATCTCAAAATCTACGCTTCTGATGAGGGACGAGTTCAGATGACTGCAGCAGCTTTTGCAAAG GGACTACTGGCCTTAGAGGGAGAGCTGACTCCTATTCTTGTCCAGATGGTAAAAAGTGCCAATATGAATGGTCTGTTGGACAGTGACAGTGATTCTTTAAGCAGCTGTCAGCATCGTGTTAAAGCAAGACTCCATGAAATTCTCCAGAGAGACAGAGAATTTACTGCTGATGACTATGATAAG cTTACTCCATCTGGAAGCATGTCATTGATAAAATCAATGCAGGTTATTAAAAATCCTGTAAAGACATGTGACAAGGTCTATTCCTTGATCCAGAGCTTGACTTCGCAGATCAGGCAAAGAATGGAAGATCCAAAGTCTGCAG ATATTCAGCTGTACCACAGTGAAACACTAGAACTGATGCTGCGCAGGTGGGCCAAGCTggaaaaagactttaaaacaaaaaatggaagATATGATATTAGCAAAATTCCCGATATTTATGACTGTATAAAATATGACGTGCAGCACAATGGCTCCttaaaattagaaaacacaATGGAATTATACAGGCTTTCAAAGGCTTTAGCTGACATTGTGATTCCTCAG GAATATGGTATTTCTAAGGCTGAGAAACTAGAGATTGCCAAAGGTTACTGCACTCCTCTAGTTAGAAAAATCCGTTCTGACCTTCAGAGGACTCAAGATGATGATACTGTAAATAAGCTTCACCCTCT ttacTCCAGGGGTGTTATGTCCCCTGAACGCCATGTTCGTACACGGCTGTATTTCACCAGCGAGAGTCATGTCCACTCCCTGTTATCCACCCTTCGTTATGGTGCCTTATGTGAT GAATCAAAAGATGAACAATGGAAACGAGCTATGGATTATTTAAATGTTGTCAATGAACTCAATTACATGACACAGATTGTTATCATGCTTTACGAGGATCCAAACAAG GAACTTTCTTCAGAAGAACGTTTTCATGTAGAGCTGCACTTTAGTCCAGGAGCCAAAGGTTGTGAGGAAGATAAAAATTTACCAGCTGGGTATGGATACAGACCTGCCTCCAGAGAG AATGAAGGCTCAAAGAAAACCTCTCATAGAAATGATAGTGATGAGGAGGCACACGCTCCTAAAAGAGATGAAGCAGACCGGTCAGTAGTGATGTTCAAGCCAATGGTATCAGACCCAATTCACATACACAGAAAGTCACCCCTTCCAAGATCCAGGAAGATTGGTTCTGTTGAA GAAGAGAGCCCCCTGAGTGTGTCTAGCCCAGAGTGTATTGGTACCTGGCTGCATTACACCAGTGGTGTGGGTACTGGGCGTCGAAGACGCAGATCAGGGGAACAAATCACTTCTTCCCCTGTCTCCCCTAAATCATTGGCTTTCACATCCAGTATTTTTGGCTCATGGCAACAG GTCTTATCAGAAAGCAATAGTAACTTACGAACACCAAGAACTATTCTGGAACAAAAGCAGAGTGGTCTAG GGTCTCACTGTGCGGGCCTGTTTAGCACCTCAGTGCTCGGGGGTTCTTCAAGTGCACCTAACCTACAGGATTATGCTCGTACTCATCGTAAAAAGCTGACTTCTTCTGGCTTCATAGATG acACCACACGCGGTTCTGCTGTTAAAAGGTTTTCTATCTCATTTGCTCGACACCCAACCAATG AACACCCACACCTCTTTAGGTGCTGGTCCATTTCCTCTGTGGAATTTCTAGGCTCCAGTG gttTTGAACTGTATTCCATGGTGCCTTCTATTTGCCCTTTGGAAACTCTACACAACTCCTTGTCTCTGAAGCAGGTGGATGAATTTCTTGCCTCTGTTGCTGCTCCATCGAGGGAAAATCTACAGGAGACATGTACTGATTTTAGCTT CTTCTCCAGCTTACATGATTCCACtgccaggaagaaaaatttctttaaatacataCACCCCTGCAAAAATTCAACCAACACCACTTGA